The Rosa rugosa chromosome 3, drRosRugo1.1, whole genome shotgun sequence sequence CTCATTATGAGATCAATTGTATTAGAAAAAGGAAGCTGTATCTGTTATTTTCATATAATAGTTCAAAATATAAGAAAGCACATGCATTTAAACTTACTTGGTCCTCAAATTTCTTCAATCCATCCACTCCCAAGTTGATGTTTCACCTACAAGAAATCAGATCAGGGAATAAGAATATGGTTGTTCGGAACACATTTATAAAGGACCACTGCTGCATTTTCCCTTTGTTAAGTGCGATGATTTTTAAGATTCTAACTTGTATATGAAAGAGCCTGTGTATTTTATGATAAGGACCTAGGCCCTTTTTGGAGTCAAATGTTAGGTTATTAGTTACAAGTCTCCTCCTGTTGTCTATCTTTAAAGCTAAAAACTGAAGGAAATGTGATGAGAGAAGTGACAACATTAAATGCCTAGATGGAGTGGTAGAGCAGCTTACCTCACATCCACGACAAACCAGTCGTTCTTCCTTCTTCTATTCTGGACAaaccaagaagaagaaatgagagCCGTGTGAATTAGCACCAAACGAAAAAATCAGAGCAAATAGCTTTAGGATATCCATGGAATGTGGTTGTATGGCTCACTATTCATATGGACCACTGTTACAATTTCCCTTTGCTAACTAAGCATAAAGATTCGGAAAGAAAAGGAGCCAATCAATGTATATGAGAGGGTTGAGTATTACAATGATGACCTTGGCCAATTTCTGAGTCAACTTGCTATTTTTGGTTGGAAGTATCCCCGTTCTTGTGCCTATTTTCAACATGAAGTTCAAAAACTACAGGAAGATAGAATCTTCACAAGACACGAGATGCCTCTAAAAATTTACATGTTGCGGTAATTTAACCAATATTGGGATCAATCCAACTACAgaatgaaatgtttttcacctctAAAACCAGAGAAGCGCATCTGTCTTTTAGTTTTCAatcttaaaccctaaaccctaataccTAAGAACATTTGGGAACAAAACTGATCTCGGCTACCCAAATGCCACACAAAGTTCATATCAAGCACAGATGAGGTCCAAACAATCTTAAATCTGGATACTTTCTTCAGATACAATACAATAATAGGATAAGAATTCAAAAGGTTGACCAAGGAGAGTAGTCCAGTTTCTCTAAATACCAACGAACTAACGAGAAAAAGCCAATGTAATGAGCTGACCTTTTCGATGCAAACAGAAGACATAAAAGAAAACAACCAATATCATAGAATCATAGACATGAAGTTGACACAAAAACAATGATCAGAGAATTATATGAAGCCTGGACTTTGAACATAACGTTTCACTATTAAACAAAGGAACATTATCATCATGGGAAATGTTTCTTGTACATTGAAGATATCATATTCAAGTATATATACCATCTCTCCTGTCATAAGGTTCATAACTAGCTAGATAGGTTTACAATATGATCTCTTTGTTACTGTTAATGCTACTACAAATCAACAATGCAGTGTCAAATGCTGAGGAATACCAGACATATATCATCCACATGGACCATTCCCAAAAACCTGCATCTTTCTTAACACATGAGGCATGGCATCGGTCCACCATAACATCATTAATGCGATCATCTCCTGAAGAACATGATGAGAGCGAAATGTTCTTGTACTCATACAACCATGTCATGCACGGCTTCAGTGCAAGGCTCACAGCAACTCAGCTGTTGGAATTGGAGAAATCTCCAGCTCATGTTGCCACACACCCGCAGTTATTTCTTGAGCCGCTCACAACACACAGCCCCAAGTTTCTTGGACTGAAACAGAACTCTGGCATATGGCCAGCTGCGTCCTTTGGCAAAGACGTGATTATAGGTATTATCGATACTGGAATTTGGCCAGAGAGTGAGAGCTTCAATGATAAAGGAATGGCAGAAGTTCCACAGAGATGGAAAGGCACATGTGAAAATGGAACGTCATTTAGCCCATCTCTCTGCAACAGGAAGCTCATAGGGGCACGTTCTTTTAGCAAAGGGCTCCAAGCTGAAGGCCTAAAAATCCCACCATTTGACTATAATTCACCAAGAGACCACAGTGGTCATGGAACCCACACATCATCAACTGCTGCAGGTAACCATGTAGTCGGTGCAAGTCAATTTGGCTATGCAAAAGGCACGGCAAGAGGTGTGGCGCCGCGTGCACATGTTGCCATGTACAAGGTGCTCTGGGGAGTAGAAACAGAAAAGAGTACAGCTACTGATGTGCTAGCTGCCATGGACCAGGCAATTTCCGACGGAGTTGATATCATATCAATATCTCTTCGCATAAGCCTGCGGGAAGATCCTCCTTATTTCAATAACGTCATTTCCATTGCTTCTCTTTCAGCAGCTGAGAAAGGAATTGTTGTTGTCTGTGCCGCTGGGAATCAGGGTGCTCCGAACTCAATATACAATGGAGCACCCTGGATCACAACAGTAGGAGCTGGCACACTCGATCGTAGTTTCACTGCAACAATGACTCTAGAAAATGGGTTAACAGTTGAAGGAACATCATACTTCCCAGAGAGCGTTTACATTACTGATGCACCATTATACTATGGGAAAGAGAATGTGAGCAAAGCAATGTGCTACTATGGGGGATTGGATCATAAAGAAGTTGCTGGAAAGGTAGTCTTATGTGATAATCCCGCCGAGAGCCAGATAGACATTGAAGGACAAAAGGAAGAGGTAGAGAGGGCAGGTGCTTATGCTGGAATCTTCATCACGGATCTCTCATTTTTACATCCATCCGACTACACCGTTCCTGCTATGATTCTGCCATTTTCTACAGGTGCCTTGGTTAGAGGTCACGCCACACAGGTCGATACAACCAAAGTTAAGAGCATCACATTTGTTCACACCAACTTGGGAACAAAACCAGCACCACAAGTGGCAAGTTTCTCTTCAAGAGGACCATACTCAATCACTCCAGGTATTCTAAAACCAGACATTCTTGCCCCAGGGGTTGATGTGCTGGCTGCAGTGAAACCAGACAAGCCATTCATGGAACTAAAGAATTACAATTTAGTGACAGATTATGCACTAAAATCAGGGACATCAATGGCAGCACCCCATGTCGCTGGCGTAGCAGCATTGTTAAAATCTGTCCACCCAGAATGGAGCCCAGCAGCCATCCGATCAGCAATCATGACCACAGCATACGCAGTCGACAACAATCACACCACCATAAAAGACGAATCAGATGGTCTTCCAGCCAC is a genomic window containing:
- the LOC133738578 gene encoding subtilisin-like protease SBT3, yielding MISLLLLMLLQINNAVSNAEEYQTYIIHMDHSQKPASFLTHEAWHRSTITSLMRSSPEEHDESEMFLYSYNHVMHGFSARLTATQLLELEKSPAHVATHPQLFLEPLTTHSPKFLGLKQNSGIWPAASFGKDVIIGIIDTGIWPESESFNDKGMAEVPQRWKGTCENGTSFSPSLCNRKLIGARSFSKGLQAEGLKIPPFDYNSPRDHSGHGTHTSSTAAGNHVVGASQFGYAKGTARGVAPRAHVAMYKVLWGVETEKSTATDVLAAMDQAISDGVDIISISLRISLREDPPYFNNVISIASLSAAEKGIVVVCAAGNQGAPNSIYNGAPWITTVGAGTLDRSFTATMTLENGLTVEGTSYFPESVYITDAPLYYGKENVSKAMCYYGGLDHKEVAGKVVLCDNPAESQIDIEGQKEEVERAGAYAGIFITDLSFLHPSDYTVPAMILPFSTGALVRGHATQVDTTKVKSITFVHTNLGTKPAPQVASFSSRGPYSITPGILKPDILAPGVDVLAAVKPDKPFMELKNYNLVTDYALKSGTSMAAPHVAGVAALLKSVHPEWSPAAIRSAIMTTAYAVDNNHTTIKDESDGLPATPLDFGAGHINPNKAMNPGLVYDMNVQDYIEFLCTLGYNDKQMKAVIRRSQWTCRQPPTELNYPSYMVIINGTDSPRTKSFSRVVTNVGDDTSIYRAILQVPSGMRITVEPSTLTFTKKYQQQGFVLNVEIDSDAPKVIYGYLKWVDQHDHIVSSPVVALNN